One region of Pseudomonas alvandae genomic DNA includes:
- the hutU gene encoding urocanate hydratase has product MTDATRKPEKYRDVEIRAPRGNTLTAKSWLTEAPLRMLMNNLDPEVAENPKELVVYGGIGRAARNWECYDKIVESLTNLNDDETLLVQSGKPVGVFKTHSNAPRVLIANSNLVPHWASWEHFNELDAKGLAMYGQMTAGSWIYIGSQGIVQGTYETFVEAGRQHYDSNLKGRWVLTAGLGGMGGAQPLAATLAGACSLNIECQQVSIDFRLKTRYVDEQAKDLDDALARIEKYTAEGKAISIALCGNAAEILPEMVRRGVRPDMVTDQTSAHDPLNGYLPAGWTWDEYRARAKTEPAAVVKAAKQSMAVHVKAMLAFQKMGVPTFDYGNNIRQMAQEEGVENAFDFPGFVPAYIRPLFCRGIGPFRWAALSGDPQDIYKTDAKVKELIPDDAHLHNWLDMARERISFQGLPARICWVGLGQRAKLGLAFNEMVRSGELSAPIVIGRDHLDSGSVASPNRETESMQDGSDAVSDWPLLNALLNTASGATWVSLHHGGGVGMGFSQHSGMVIVCDGTDEAAERIARVLHNDPGTGVMRHADAGYQIAIDCAKEQGLNLPMITGK; this is encoded by the coding sequence GTGACCGACGCTACCCGCAAACCCGAAAAATACCGTGACGTTGAAATCCGCGCCCCTCGCGGTAACACGCTGACCGCCAAGAGCTGGCTGACTGAAGCGCCGCTGCGCATGCTGATGAACAACCTCGACCCGGAAGTGGCCGAGAACCCCAAGGAACTGGTGGTCTACGGTGGCATCGGCCGCGCGGCGCGCAACTGGGAGTGCTACGACAAGATCGTCGAAAGCCTCACCAACCTGAACGACGACGAAACCCTGCTGGTGCAATCCGGCAAGCCGGTGGGCGTGTTCAAGACCCACAGCAACGCCCCGCGCGTGCTGATCGCCAACTCCAACCTGGTGCCGCACTGGGCCAGTTGGGAACACTTCAACGAGCTCGACGCCAAGGGCCTGGCCATGTACGGCCAGATGACCGCCGGCAGTTGGATCTACATCGGTAGCCAGGGCATCGTGCAGGGCACCTATGAAACCTTCGTCGAGGCCGGTCGCCAGCACTACGATTCCAACCTCAAGGGCCGTTGGGTCCTGACCGCCGGCCTGGGCGGCATGGGTGGCGCGCAACCGCTGGCCGCGACCTTGGCCGGTGCGTGCTCGCTGAACATCGAGTGTCAGCAGGTGAGCATCGATTTCCGCTTGAAAACCCGCTACGTCGACGAGCAAGCCAAGGACCTCGACGACGCCCTGGCGCGCATCGAGAAATACACCGCCGAAGGCAAGGCAATATCCATCGCGCTGTGTGGGAACGCCGCCGAGATCCTGCCGGAAATGGTCCGTCGTGGTGTGCGCCCCGACATGGTCACCGACCAGACCAGCGCCCACGACCCACTCAACGGCTACCTGCCGGCCGGCTGGACCTGGGACGAATACCGCGCCCGCGCCAAGACCGAGCCTGCTGCCGTGGTGAAAGCCGCCAAGCAATCGATGGCCGTCCACGTCAAAGCCATGCTCGCCTTCCAGAAGATGGGCGTGCCGACCTTCGACTACGGCAACAACATTCGCCAGATGGCCCAGGAAGAGGGCGTCGAGAATGCCTTCGACTTCCCGGGTTTCGTCCCGGCCTACATCCGTCCGTTGTTCTGCCGTGGCATCGGCCCGTTCCGCTGGGCGGCGCTGTCGGGTGACCCGCAGGACATCTACAAGACCGACGCCAAGGTCAAAGAACTGATTCCCGACGACGCCCACCTGCACAACTGGTTGGACATGGCCCGCGAGCGCATCAGCTTCCAGGGCTTGCCGGCACGGATCTGCTGGGTCGGCCTGGGCCAGCGCGCTAAGTTGGGCCTGGCGTTCAACGAAATGGTCCGCAGCGGCGAGTTGTCGGCGCCGATCGTCATCGGTCGCGACCACCTCGACTCCGGTTCCGTGGCCAGCCCGAACCGTGAAACCGAATCCATGCAGGACGGCTCCGACGCCGTTTCCGACTGGCCGCTGCTCAACGCCTTGCTCAACACCGCCAGCGGCGCGACCTGGGTGTCGCTGCACCACGGTGGTGGCGTCGGCATGGGCTTCTCCCAGCACTCGGGCATGGTGATCGTCTGCGACGGTACCGACGAAGCGGCCGAGCGGATTGCCCGCGTGCTGCACAACGACCCGGGCACCGGCGTGATGCGCCATGCCGATGCCGGTTACCAGATTGCAATCGATTGCGCGAAGGAGCAGGGGCTGAACCTGCCGATGATCACCGGCAAGTAA